gaaagaaaaagaataatcaTTTTTAGTAGCTCAACAATCTTAATATGGAACCTACAGAAGCTGTATTAAAAAACAACTTTATGAATAACTGAGTGTGGTCTGAATATAATAGTTCTTGAGTGCCAAACATGTCAGGGCAAGGATGATCAAAATATCACATCATACCCCTTCTTAAAAACATGGTACAAAATCCTTCATGCCTgtgaatttttcaatttataatgCAATAACCAAATTAGATATAAAGGGTTCACTTAaccaataaattataatttaagaaaatatgAGAGACAGACTTTCCTGAACATTTCTCACACTACAAGAGGATTAGatcattatttttatacatttgcaatattaaaacaaatgttccTTAAAGTCAAAGCCAAAGAACATGAAAAAACAAGTAAAAAGATGATCTCAAAAAAGCTCTGGTGGGTAGGACATACATCCATAAGATAGTATGAATGAGAAATATATATTTCAGACCAGAATGGTGAAACAAAAGAACTCTACAGAAGCGAACACCTCCAATCAATAATAGAATATGGGAATACCCACAATTCAAACAACTTCTAATGAAACAATTAACTGGCAAGCTTGAATGCATCAATGAAGAGGCCATAAGTGAAACCCATCTTGAAATTGTTGAGGAGGGCAACAGGAAATGTTACCTTTGGCCGGCTGTAATAAAACCTTGTCACGTACTCTGTCAGCAGAACGCAGATCACTGCAGCAATGACATCATTTACTCCTAAAGCTCCAAATGACAGAGAGATAGTTTGTGCCACATAAAATCCACCTAACAAGGATATTCCACCAAAAAGTGCCCTCCTTGAAGGACTTCGAAAGTAATTCCTGGAAATCTCAGGCACAATTCTGATAATATCAACTAATCTTCGGGGCCCTCCATTCTCCTGTACAGCTTGGATAGTGAGCATCCTACGTGATGTTCTAGAAACAAGGATTTCATATTTCCCATGTGAAACTCTTCTTTTATGAATGAAGCCCACTTTGAAGGGGCTTGCTTGAATCAAACTCACAGCTTGTGCCATTAGAGATGATATTATCCAAATGGTCAATCGGAATCACCTTGGCTGGAAAAGCAGAAAAGAGAAACGGTTGTCTATAAGCTTTCAGAAAATAATAGATATTTTTCAATatgcaaaaagaaaataaaaaatacagatTATTTCAGCTATGATAACTAAGCTTATCATCAAATTTCAGCACAGATACTGAACTTCAATTCAGTTAGGACAATCAGAATCACCTTGGCTGGAAAAGCAGAAAAGAGAAACGGTTGTCTATAAGCTTTCAGGAAATAATAGATATTTTTCAATATGCAAAAagacaaataaaaaatacagaTTATTTCAGCTATAATAACTAAGCTTATCATCAAATTTCAGCACAGATACTGAACTTCAATTCAGTTAGGATTGCcacaaatataatttaataaaacctTATATGAAAATTCGCCATTTATTGGTCAAAAACGTAAGAAATTTGGCAATTGTAGAGCAATTGAAACGATATAAATTGAGTAACAATGTTGAAATTGATTGACATTTAATCCATAAACGCAGAAAAATCTGAAGAACTAGGAAAGATATTAGTTCGtgaaagaaacaaaataaaagacTAGTATATTGGCCATTTTGCATATTGTCTCCAAAAGTTAGAGCACTTTAGGTAATTTTGGCTAAACCAAACCCTAAATTACCGCAATTTTTCAACCATATGAGCAAATTGTTAAGGGTTCAAATGGATAAAATACCTCACAAATGACAGTTGGAGTAGCGTACAATTAGAGGCGTTCATGCCATTCTTGATTCTACCACATCTCCTCAATGAGAGTTGAGATAAAGAGAGAGCTCACAGCCGACCTGGTATTATCAGAAGTGAAGCGGCGGGTGACTCTGCGAAAGATTTGACGTTTTCGACCACTCACTCGCCGTTTTCTTTGTTTGGCCAATTACCTAGAGACGACATGTCGCTTTACTAGATGTTGCTTAGTCTCTTCTTATGTGCACAGTAGTCGCTCATTCTACATCAACGGCCAATCAGAGCCTCCTTTTTCCCGCGAGTCGCCCGTCTTTTCTTTTATCAAAATTGTTTGTTCTATAATCTATGGTAAGAAAGGATTAGAGAGTAATTGGATGTTCAAATACATTCATAACCAAATTCCatataaaatttgaactttttttaattaactaataaagagtaatagaaatttattactatttaaactttttttaattaactaataaagagtaatagaaatttattactatttaatcttgttttaaaaatttatataaaattaaaaaatttaaattttatttcattaactTTTATCGTCATTCCAAACAAATTTTAAGAGAAAGCTAAActcatcataaaaaaaaataaaaaacgaaagcttttttcttttattttaccaATGATTTATTACATTTAGCAAAAGCTAAATcacaaaataaatagaaaagttGATAAAGAACTATAAGACCAACTCAAATAAAAAGTCATacaaataaaattgataaaaactcgattaaattaaaattcaacaaatcaatttaaattaaaccaaacaataaaaataaaatcactaCTAACAATTCAATTCAACCAAATAAATGACAATGACAAGAACAACTATCATATCATCGCTACAATTGAAAAGAATATAG
This Manihot esculenta cultivar AM560-2 chromosome 6, M.esculenta_v8, whole genome shotgun sequence DNA region includes the following protein-coding sequences:
- the LOC110616773 gene encoding ycf20-like protein, with amino-acid sequence MAQAVSLIQASPFKVGFIHKRRVSHGKYEILVSRTSRRMLTIQAVQENGGPRRLVDIIRIVPEISRNYFRSPSRRALFGGISLLGGFYVAQTISLSFGALGVNDVIAAVICVLLTEYVTRFYYSRPKVTFPVALLNNFKMGFTYGLFIDAFKLAS